The genomic stretch AATCGAAGATATCGATAAAATTTTAGCAAAAAGATACGAGCAAAAACTAGAAGACATTCAGAAATGGTTAAAAATAACCGAATGGAATGACGGAAAACCAATTACCAAAAATTTAATTACCAGAATTCAAAATAAAATGGTAAGCTTTAACGTTATAGAAGAGAAGAAAAACTCAACTGAGTTCGTAAAAAATATGTACATTTAAATATTAAAATTTTTAAAAGATGAAAAAAGTAGTATTTGTTGCAATTTGTATAGTAAGTCTTATGTGTTTTTCTTCTTGTAGAAGTACTTCTAAACCTTGTGGTTTGGCAGATACTATAACAACAAACCAAACGACATTAAAACAAATAAATATTTTATAATTTATTTGTTTCTTAATTCCAAATTCAATGAATCCGCTTTTTACAGCGGATTTTTTGTTTCAATTTAACAATACTATTAATATAATAGTCTTAAAGTTTTGCTATTAAACCTCTAAGAAAAACACTGTAATTCTCTAATTCTAAAGGAACATCAGCATTTTTTTCCATATCATGAAAGTGATGAGTAGCTAACAACTTCATACCTGTAAAAGCATTCATTTTATGAAAGCCAAACATTGGGCCTTCATCTACATTCTTCTGATTAAAAAATTCGTTTTCAAGTGTAAATGCAGTTTTAGGAGCATTCCAACTAGTTGTAAGGATGTATTGTTTACCATGCATTAAACCACCTGTACCGTAGTTTATATTAGGATTTTTTCTACTTCTACCATCACTTGCATAAATTCCATTTTGATGTCCTTCCGTAAAAACTTCATCAATATATTGTTTAAAACCAAACGGAATTTGAAACCACCAAATTGGTGTATGATATATCACTATATCTGCCCACTTAAATTTTTCAACTTCATTTTTAACATCATAATTTTCACCAACTTGAGTAAATTTAACATCAAACCCTTCTAGTGTATCAAAATGTGAAATTGTAGTTTTAAAAAGTGTTTCATTAAATCTTCCTCCAGAATGTGCAAATGGATGACTTCCATTTATAATAAATATATTTTTCATGTTTCTAATTTTATCCGAAGCAAAA from Polaribacter marinaquae encodes the following:
- a CDS encoding NAD(P)H-dependent oxidoreductase translates to MKNIFIINGSHPFAHSGGRFNETLFKTTISHFDTLEGFDVKFTQVGENYDVKNEVEKFKWADIVIYHTPIWWFQIPFGFKQYIDEVFTEGHQNGIYASDGRSRKNPNINYGTGGLMHGKQYILTTSWNAPKTAFTLENEFFNQKNVDEGPMFGFHKMNAFTGMKLLATHHFHDMEKNADVPLELENYSVFLRGLIAKL